In a genomic window of Aricia agestis chromosome 2, ilAriAges1.1, whole genome shotgun sequence:
- the LOC121739817 gene encoding splicing factor U2af 38 kDa subunit, with translation MAEYLAAIFGTEKDKVNCSFYFKIGACRHGDRCSRIHNKPTFSQTVLLQNLYVNPQNSAKSADGSHLVVANVSDEEMQEHYDNFFEDVFVECEDKYGEIEEMNVCDNLGDHLVGNVYIKFRREEDAEKAVNDLNNRWFGGRPVYAELSPVTDFREACCRQYEMGECTRSGFCNFMHLKPISRELRRYLYARRKGGRKSRSRSRERRRRSRSRERRREPPRNSRSGRY, from the exons ATGGCGGAATATTTAGCGGCTATTTTTGGTACTGAAAAAGACAA GGTTAACTGCTCCTTTTATTTCAAAATCGGGGCTTGTCGACACGGTGATCGGTGTTCGCGTATACACAACAAGCCGACTTTCTCTCAAACTGTTTTGCTGCAGAATTTGTATGTAAACCCTCAAAACTCTGCCAAGTCAGCCGATGGAAGTCATT TGGTTGTTGCAAATGTCTCTGATGAGGAAATGCAGGAACATTATGACAACTTCTTTGAAGATGTATTTGTGGAATGTGAGGACAAGTACGGAGAGATTGAGGAGATGAATGTTTGTGATAATCTGGGTGATCACCTGGTGGGAAATGTTTATATTAAG TTCCGTCGCGAGGAAGATGCTGAAAAAGCTGTAAATGACCTGAATAACCGTTGGTTTGGTGGGCGTCCTGTGTATGCAGAGCTCTCACCTGTCACTGACTTCCGTGAGGCATGTTGTCGTCAGTATGAGATGGGTGAATGCACTCGCAGTGGCTTCTGCAACTTTATGCACTTGAAACCTATTTCTAGAGAGCTGAGGAG ATATCTGTACGCGCGACGCAAGGGCGGTCGTAAGTCGCGCAGTCGGTCGCGCGAACGCCGCCGTCGCTCGAGGTCGCGCGAGCGTCGCCGCGAGCCACCGCGCAACTCGCGCTCGGGCCGCTACTAG